A region of Oncorhynchus masou masou isolate Uvic2021 chromosome 29, UVic_Omas_1.1, whole genome shotgun sequence DNA encodes the following proteins:
- the LOC135520059 gene encoding peroxisomal targeting signal 1 receptor-like isoform X2, translated as MAMRELVEGECGGANPLMKLTGHMTQEGGAWRHRSTPTIPPTPIEIATEEELVNEFMQQAPPRPPHSFDMGQLLEEMQQIDQQSYRQAPQRAPGVAALALSGDWTSEFLSGADAAAAASSGQAGLGDPADADWTREFITDGTDPGRWAEEYLEQSEEKLWLGDLGDREQDWTKEYLPGDELKQTANELVAKVNDPKLQNTEVSVESAESWVDEFATAGPDFQQAKAAVESDLDFWEKLQQEWEEMAKRDAESHPWLSDFDQMLSSSYDKGYQFEEDNPYMSHQDPLAEGVRRMEAGDIPGAVRLFESAVQREPDNQLAWQYLGTCQAENEQEFAAISALRRCIELKKDNLTALMALAVSFTNESLHRQACETLRDWLRHNPAYRPVLEQSEREREKDGGTRERERFGSLLPDSLFTEVQSLFLSAANSDPARVDPQLQCGLGVLFNLSGEYDKAVDCFTAALSVTPQDYLLWNKLGATLANGSRSEEAVAAYRRALELQPGFIRSRYNLGISCVNLGAHREAVEHFLEALSLQRQASGEGETVSASRAPGGAAATMMSDNIWSTLRMALSMMGESSLYAAADRRDLDTLLSYFCQREGE; from the exons ATGGCGATGCGGGAGCTGGTGGAGGGGGAGTGTGGGGGAGCCAATCCTCTCATGAAGCTGACGGGTCATATGACCCAGGAGGGAGGAGCTTGGAGACACAGGTCAACCCCCACT ATTCCCCCTACACCCATTGAAATAGCAACAGAAGAAGAG ttgGTGAATGAGTTCATGCAGCAGGCGCCTCCACGGCCCCCTCACAGCTTCGACATGGGCCAGTTACTGGAGGAAATGCAGCAGATTGATCAGCAGAGCTACAGACAGGCTCcacagagag cTCCTGGTGTGGCTGCGTTGGCCCTGTCTGGTGATTGGACGTCTGAGTTTCTGTCGGGAGCAGATGCCGCTGCCGCCGCCTCATCGGGGCAGGCGGGACTTGGAGACCCGGCTGACGCTGATTGGACCAGAGAGTTTATCACCGATGGCACAG ATCCCGGGCGTTGGGCAGAGGAGTATCTGGAGCAGTCAGAGGAGAAGCTATGGCTCGGAGACCTGGGAGATAGGGAGCAAGACTG GACGAAAGAGTACCTACCAGGAGACGAACTGAAGCAAACAGCCAATGAGCTGGTCGCAAAGGTCAATGACCCCAAGTTACAGaacactgag GTCTCAGTGGAGTCAGCAGAATCATGGGTAGATGAGTTTGCCACTGCAGGTCCAGATTTCCAGCAAGCTAAAGCTGCTGTGGAG AGCGACTTGGACTTCTGGGAGAAGCTGCAGCAGGAGTGGGAGGAGATGGCCAAGAGAGATGCAGAAAGTCACCCCTGGCTCTCCGATTTTGACCAGATGCTCAGTAGCTCCTACGACAAG gGGTACCAGTTTGAGGAGGACAACCCGTACATGTCCCACCAGGACCCCCTTGCTGAGGGGGTAAGGAGGATGGAGGCAGGGGACATCCCTGGGGCCGTGCGCCTGTTTGAGAGCGCCGTacagagagaaccagacaacCAGCTG GCATGGCAATATCTGGGAACCTGTCAGGCAGAGAACGAACAAGAGTTTGCAGCCATCAGTGCCCTCCGCAG ATGCATAGAGTTGAAGAAGGACAACCTGACCGCTCTGATGGCACTGGCCGTCAGTTTCACCAACGAATCGCTGCACAGGCAGGCCTGTGAGACCCTTCGTGACTGGCTGAGGCACAACCCCGCGTACCGGCCAGTCCTGGAGCAGAGTGAACGGGAGCGAGAGAAGGACGGCGGGAccagagagcgggagagatttGGCTCACTGCTGCCAGA TTCTTTGTTTACAGAGGTGCAGTCCCTGTTCCTCAGTGCGGCCAACTCTGACCCCGCCCGCGTCGACCCCCAGCTACAGTGTGGCCTGGGAGTCCTCTTCAATCTGAGCGGGGAGTATGACAAGGCCGTGGACTGTTTCACAGCAGCCCTCTCTGTCACACCACAG gactACCTGCTGTGGAATAAACTGGGCGCTACCCTGGCCAATGGAAGCCGCTCAGAGGAGGCTGTTGCCGCCTACAGGAGGGCGCTGGAACTGCAGCCAGGCTTCATCCGCAGTCGGTACAACCTGGGAATCAGCTGTGTCAACCTCGGAGCCCACAG AGAGGCTGTGGAGCACTTCCTGGAAGCCCTGTCCCTGCAGCGGCAGGCATCGGGGGAGGGCGAGACGGTCAGTGCCAGCCGGGCCCCAGGGGGTGCCGCGGCCACCATGATGTCCGACAACATCTGGTCCACCCTGCGCATGGCCTTAAGCATGATGGGAGAGAGCTCGCTATACGCGGCGGCTGACCGGCGAGACCTCGACACGCTGCTCTCCTACTTCTGTCAGAGGGAGGGGGAATGA
- the LOC135520059 gene encoding peroxisomal targeting signal 1 receptor-like isoform X3 has product MAMRELVEGECGGANPLMKLTGHMTQEGGAWRHRSTPTIPPTPIEIATEEELVNEFMQQAPPRPPHSFDMGQLLEEMQQIDQQSYRQAPQRAPGVAALALSGDWTSEFLSGADAAAAASSGQAGLGDPADADWTREFITDGTDPGRWAEEYLEQSEEKLWLGDLGDREQDWTKEYLPGDELKQTANELVAKVNDPKLQNTEFLRFIRQIGEGSVTVEDRAGKQHTDRAQAKEAQNWASNLNQFLEETGGGTLPSTTQEWDQKIAKAKAKQAHQWASVVKQVSVESAESWVDEFATAGPDFQQAKAAVESDLDFWEKLQQEWEEMAKRDAESHPWLSDFDQMLSSSYDKGYQFEEDNPYMSHQDPLAEGVRRMEAGDIPGAVRLFESAVQREPDNQLAWQYLGTCQAENEQEFAAISALRRCIELKKDNLTALMALAVSFTNESLHRQACETLRDWLRHNPAYRPVLEQSEREREKDGGTRERERFGSLLPDSLFTEVQSLFLSAANSDPARVDPQLQCGLGVLFNLSGEYDKAVDCFTAALSVTPQDYLLWNKLGATLANGSRSEEAVAAYRRALELQPGFIRSRYNLGISCVNLGAHREAVEHFLEALSLQRQASGEGETVSASRAPGGAAATMMSDNIWSTLRMALSMMGESSLYAAADRRDLDTLLSYFCQREGE; this is encoded by the exons ATGGCGATGCGGGAGCTGGTGGAGGGGGAGTGTGGGGGAGCCAATCCTCTCATGAAGCTGACGGGTCATATGACCCAGGAGGGAGGAGCTTGGAGACACAGGTCAACCCCCACT ATTCCCCCTACACCCATTGAAATAGCAACAGAAGAAGAG ttgGTGAATGAGTTCATGCAGCAGGCGCCTCCACGGCCCCCTCACAGCTTCGACATGGGCCAGTTACTGGAGGAAATGCAGCAGATTGATCAGCAGAGCTACAGACAGGCTCcacagagag cTCCTGGTGTGGCTGCGTTGGCCCTGTCTGGTGATTGGACGTCTGAGTTTCTGTCGGGAGCAGATGCCGCTGCCGCCGCCTCATCGGGGCAGGCGGGACTTGGAGACCCGGCTGACGCTGATTGGACCAGAGAGTTTATCACCGATGGCACAG ATCCCGGGCGTTGGGCAGAGGAGTATCTGGAGCAGTCAGAGGAGAAGCTATGGCTCGGAGACCTGGGAGATAGGGAGCAAGACTG GACGAAAGAGTACCTACCAGGAGACGAACTGAAGCAAACAGCCAATGAGCTGGTCGCAAAGGTCAATGACCCCAAGTTACAGaacactgag TTCCTGCGGTTCATTAGGCAGATTGGCGAGGGCAGTGTCACAGTGGAGGACAGAGCAGGCAAACAGCACACAGATAGAGCTCAGGCCAAGGAGGCTCAGAACTGGGCCTCCAACCTCAACCAG TTCCtggaggagactgggggagggactTTACCCTCGACAACCCAAGAGTGGGATCAGAAGATTGCCAAAGCTAAGGCTAAACAGGCACATCAATGGGCTTCTGTCGTCAAGCAG GTCTCAGTGGAGTCAGCAGAATCATGGGTAGATGAGTTTGCCACTGCAGGTCCAGATTTCCAGCAAGCTAAAGCTGCTGTGGAG AGCGACTTGGACTTCTGGGAGAAGCTGCAGCAGGAGTGGGAGGAGATGGCCAAGAGAGATGCAGAAAGTCACCCCTGGCTCTCCGATTTTGACCAGATGCTCAGTAGCTCCTACGACAAG gGGTACCAGTTTGAGGAGGACAACCCGTACATGTCCCACCAGGACCCCCTTGCTGAGGGGGTAAGGAGGATGGAGGCAGGGGACATCCCTGGGGCCGTGCGCCTGTTTGAGAGCGCCGTacagagagaaccagacaacCAGCTG GCATGGCAATATCTGGGAACCTGTCAGGCAGAGAACGAACAAGAGTTTGCAGCCATCAGTGCCCTCCGCAG ATGCATAGAGTTGAAGAAGGACAACCTGACCGCTCTGATGGCACTGGCCGTCAGTTTCACCAACGAATCGCTGCACAGGCAGGCCTGTGAGACCCTTCGTGACTGGCTGAGGCACAACCCCGCGTACCGGCCAGTCCTGGAGCAGAGTGAACGGGAGCGAGAGAAGGACGGCGGGAccagagagcgggagagatttGGCTCACTGCTGCCAGA TTCTTTGTTTACAGAGGTGCAGTCCCTGTTCCTCAGTGCGGCCAACTCTGACCCCGCCCGCGTCGACCCCCAGCTACAGTGTGGCCTGGGAGTCCTCTTCAATCTGAGCGGGGAGTATGACAAGGCCGTGGACTGTTTCACAGCAGCCCTCTCTGTCACACCACAG gactACCTGCTGTGGAATAAACTGGGCGCTACCCTGGCCAATGGAAGCCGCTCAGAGGAGGCTGTTGCCGCCTACAGGAGGGCGCTGGAACTGCAGCCAGGCTTCATCCGCAGTCGGTACAACCTGGGAATCAGCTGTGTCAACCTCGGAGCCCACAG AGAGGCTGTGGAGCACTTCCTGGAAGCCCTGTCCCTGCAGCGGCAGGCATCGGGGGAGGGCGAGACGGTCAGTGCCAGCCGGGCCCCAGGGGGTGCCGCGGCCACCATGATGTCCGACAACATCTGGTCCACCCTGCGCATGGCCTTAAGCATGATGGGAGAGAGCTCGCTATACGCGGCGGCTGACCGGCGAGACCTCGACACGCTGCTCTCCTACTTCTGTCAGAGGGAGGGGGAATGA
- the LOC135520056 gene encoding cell division cycle-associated protein 3-like isoform X1: MGSSESKVAVASTPKHDPSHRIKHDRLSQLVDPRSPSVAIDRTPIQVGGTVSCVPVVVESDCSILASDPRSPSVGVTRTPMKDSMRVTVGSFARRLGMLLHGDSVEIVAPVPFNKFPNLNMEEEAAVVEGDRGSSEPVLSPRPSQVSGDMIQPSPKSVISHVLLTQSPFVLVEEAQIVKADFTLEEADEAKESSLHKRLSMSLITCHDGVAPSPAFAEVHYDSPASPLPENAAAELHKDEPDHAYALPSVSSDPAQPLTPMAEPSIPTVTDFTEVTVATEMPEVEAKVEVPTPVEEPVTQESPVVPSTTTTGSSVSQQQPQATGIRCPTFDTKSPSQVVFKPQWLGKGFGTTGVRARGRGGKWGSSSSPLSVQVGNKNAANENKGQSVKPKQRDKALMAEGRSPLQMLKETNSPREQATRQMKLKVATPDRQRLGQMDRRVLTVSVDKENR, from the exons ATGGGATCCAGCGAGAGCAAGGTTGCTGTGGCCTCAACGCCCAAACATGACCCCAGCCATCGCATCAAACACGACCGTCTCTCTCAACTTGTCGACCCACGGTCTCCATCTGTAGCCATTGACCGCACACCTATTCAG GTGGGTGGAACTGTCTCCTGTGTCCCAGTTGTGGTGGAGAGCGACTGCTCCATTCTAGCCAGCGACCCTCGGTCACCCTCAGTCGGTGTCACCCGCACCCCAATGAAGGACTCAATGAGAG TGACAGTTGGCTCCTTTGCCCGTCGCCTTGGCATGCTCCTCCACGGTGACTCTGTAGAAATAGTTGCCCCTGTGCCCTTTAACAAGTTTCCCAACctcaacatggaggaggaggctgCAGTGGTGGAAGGAGACAGAGGTTCCAGTGAGCCCGTTCTCTCTCCTCGGCCATCACAGGTCTCAGGTGACATGATCCAGCCCTCTCCCAAGAGCGTGATTAGTCATGTGCTTCTCACCCAGAGCCCCTTCGTTCTCGTGGAGGAGGCCCAGATAGTCAAAGCTGATTTCACTTTGGAGGAGGCCGACGAGGCCAAAGAGTCTTCACTACACAAGCGCCTGAGTATGAGTTTGATCACCTGCCACGATGGTGTCGCCCCATCGCCGGCCTTCGCCGAGGTGCACTACGACAGCCCTGCGTCTCCTCTCCCTGAAAACGCTGCTGCTGAACTCCACAAGGACGAACCTGACCACGCGTATGCCCTTCCCTCAGTCAGCTCTGACCCCGCACAACCTCTGACCCCCATGGCTGAACCATCCATCCCCACCGTTACAGACTTCACTGAAGTCACTGTTGCTACGGAGATGCCTGAAGTGGAGGCGAAAGTGGAGGTCCCAACACCAGTGGAGGAGCCAGTGACACAAGAGTCGCCTGTTGTACCATCCACCACAACCACTGGCTCCAGCGTGAGCCAGCAGCAGCCCCAAGCCACTGGGATTCGCTGCCCCACCTTCGACACCAAGAGCCCCAGTCAAGTGGTGTTCAAGCCCCAGTGGCTAGGCAAGGGCTTTGGGACCACAGGGGTGAGggccagagggagagggggcaagTGGGGTTCGTCCTCTTCACCACTCTCCGTCCAGGTTGGAAACAAGAATGCAGCCAATGAGAACAAGGGGCAGTCGGTCAAACCGAAGCAGAGAG ACAAGGCACTCATGGCTGAAGGCCGCTCCCCTCTGCAGATGCTCAAGGAGACCAACTCCCCCCGGGAGCAAGCTACAcgg CAGATGAAGCTGAAGGTGGccaccccagacagacagaggctgggTCAGATGGACCGGAGAGTCCTGACTGTGTCCGTGGACAAGGAGAACAGATAG
- the LOC135520056 gene encoding cell division cycle-associated protein 3-like isoform X2 — MGSSESKVAVASTPKHDPSHRIKHDRLSQLVDPRSPSVAIDRTPIQVGGTVSCVPVVVESDCSILASDPRSPSVGVTRTPMKDSMRVTVGSFARRLGMLLHGDSVEIVAPVPFNKFPNLNMEEEAAVVEGDRGSSEPVLSPRPSQVSGDMIQPSPKSVISHVLLTQSPFVLVEEAQIVKADFTLEEADEAKESSLHKRLSMSLITCHDGVAPSPAFAEVHYDSPASPLPENAAAELHKDEPDHAYALPSVSSDPAQPLTPMAEPSIPTVTDFTEVTVATEMPEVEAKVEVPTPVEEPVTQESPVVPSTTTTGSSVSQQQPQATGIRCPTFDTKSPSQVVFKPQWLGKGFGTTGVRARGRGGKWGSSSSPLSVQVGNKNAANENKGQSVKPKQRDKALMAEGRSPLQMLKETNSPREQATRMKLKVATPDRQRLGQMDRRVLTVSVDKENR; from the exons ATGGGATCCAGCGAGAGCAAGGTTGCTGTGGCCTCAACGCCCAAACATGACCCCAGCCATCGCATCAAACACGACCGTCTCTCTCAACTTGTCGACCCACGGTCTCCATCTGTAGCCATTGACCGCACACCTATTCAG GTGGGTGGAACTGTCTCCTGTGTCCCAGTTGTGGTGGAGAGCGACTGCTCCATTCTAGCCAGCGACCCTCGGTCACCCTCAGTCGGTGTCACCCGCACCCCAATGAAGGACTCAATGAGAG TGACAGTTGGCTCCTTTGCCCGTCGCCTTGGCATGCTCCTCCACGGTGACTCTGTAGAAATAGTTGCCCCTGTGCCCTTTAACAAGTTTCCCAACctcaacatggaggaggaggctgCAGTGGTGGAAGGAGACAGAGGTTCCAGTGAGCCCGTTCTCTCTCCTCGGCCATCACAGGTCTCAGGTGACATGATCCAGCCCTCTCCCAAGAGCGTGATTAGTCATGTGCTTCTCACCCAGAGCCCCTTCGTTCTCGTGGAGGAGGCCCAGATAGTCAAAGCTGATTTCACTTTGGAGGAGGCCGACGAGGCCAAAGAGTCTTCACTACACAAGCGCCTGAGTATGAGTTTGATCACCTGCCACGATGGTGTCGCCCCATCGCCGGCCTTCGCCGAGGTGCACTACGACAGCCCTGCGTCTCCTCTCCCTGAAAACGCTGCTGCTGAACTCCACAAGGACGAACCTGACCACGCGTATGCCCTTCCCTCAGTCAGCTCTGACCCCGCACAACCTCTGACCCCCATGGCTGAACCATCCATCCCCACCGTTACAGACTTCACTGAAGTCACTGTTGCTACGGAGATGCCTGAAGTGGAGGCGAAAGTGGAGGTCCCAACACCAGTGGAGGAGCCAGTGACACAAGAGTCGCCTGTTGTACCATCCACCACAACCACTGGCTCCAGCGTGAGCCAGCAGCAGCCCCAAGCCACTGGGATTCGCTGCCCCACCTTCGACACCAAGAGCCCCAGTCAAGTGGTGTTCAAGCCCCAGTGGCTAGGCAAGGGCTTTGGGACCACAGGGGTGAGggccagagggagagggggcaagTGGGGTTCGTCCTCTTCACCACTCTCCGTCCAGGTTGGAAACAAGAATGCAGCCAATGAGAACAAGGGGCAGTCGGTCAAACCGAAGCAGAGAG ACAAGGCACTCATGGCTGAAGGCCGCTCCCCTCTGCAGATGCTCAAGGAGACCAACTCCCCCCGGGAGCAAGCTACAcgg ATGAAGCTGAAGGTGGccaccccagacagacagaggctgggTCAGATGGACCGGAGAGTCCTGACTGTGTCCGTGGACAAGGAGAACAGATAG
- the LOC135520059 gene encoding peroxisomal targeting signal 1 receptor-like isoform X1 translates to MAMRELVEGECGGANPLMKLTGHMTQEGGAWRHRSTPTIPPTPIEIATEEELVNEFMQQAPPRPPHSFDMGQLLEEMQQIDQQSYRQAPQRAPGVAALALSGDWTSEFLSGADAAAAASSGQAGLGDPADADWTREFITDGTDPGRWAEEYLEQSEEKLWLGDLGDREQDWTKEYLPGDELKQTANELVAKVNDPKLQNTEFLRFIRQIGEGSVTVEDRAGKQHTDRAQAKEAQNWASNLNQVSVESAESWVDEFATAGPDFQQAKAAVESDLDFWEKLQQEWEEMAKRDAESHPWLSDFDQMLSSSYDKGYQFEEDNPYMSHQDPLAEGVRRMEAGDIPGAVRLFESAVQREPDNQLAWQYLGTCQAENEQEFAAISALRRCIELKKDNLTALMALAVSFTNESLHRQACETLRDWLRHNPAYRPVLEQSEREREKDGGTRERERFGSLLPDSLFTEVQSLFLSAANSDPARVDPQLQCGLGVLFNLSGEYDKAVDCFTAALSVTPQDYLLWNKLGATLANGSRSEEAVAAYRRALELQPGFIRSRYNLGISCVNLGAHREAVEHFLEALSLQRQASGEGETVSASRAPGGAAATMMSDNIWSTLRMALSMMGESSLYAAADRRDLDTLLSYFCQREGE, encoded by the exons ATGGCGATGCGGGAGCTGGTGGAGGGGGAGTGTGGGGGAGCCAATCCTCTCATGAAGCTGACGGGTCATATGACCCAGGAGGGAGGAGCTTGGAGACACAGGTCAACCCCCACT ATTCCCCCTACACCCATTGAAATAGCAACAGAAGAAGAG ttgGTGAATGAGTTCATGCAGCAGGCGCCTCCACGGCCCCCTCACAGCTTCGACATGGGCCAGTTACTGGAGGAAATGCAGCAGATTGATCAGCAGAGCTACAGACAGGCTCcacagagag cTCCTGGTGTGGCTGCGTTGGCCCTGTCTGGTGATTGGACGTCTGAGTTTCTGTCGGGAGCAGATGCCGCTGCCGCCGCCTCATCGGGGCAGGCGGGACTTGGAGACCCGGCTGACGCTGATTGGACCAGAGAGTTTATCACCGATGGCACAG ATCCCGGGCGTTGGGCAGAGGAGTATCTGGAGCAGTCAGAGGAGAAGCTATGGCTCGGAGACCTGGGAGATAGGGAGCAAGACTG GACGAAAGAGTACCTACCAGGAGACGAACTGAAGCAAACAGCCAATGAGCTGGTCGCAAAGGTCAATGACCCCAAGTTACAGaacactgag TTCCTGCGGTTCATTAGGCAGATTGGCGAGGGCAGTGTCACAGTGGAGGACAGAGCAGGCAAACAGCACACAGATAGAGCTCAGGCCAAGGAGGCTCAGAACTGGGCCTCCAACCTCAACCAG GTCTCAGTGGAGTCAGCAGAATCATGGGTAGATGAGTTTGCCACTGCAGGTCCAGATTTCCAGCAAGCTAAAGCTGCTGTGGAG AGCGACTTGGACTTCTGGGAGAAGCTGCAGCAGGAGTGGGAGGAGATGGCCAAGAGAGATGCAGAAAGTCACCCCTGGCTCTCCGATTTTGACCAGATGCTCAGTAGCTCCTACGACAAG gGGTACCAGTTTGAGGAGGACAACCCGTACATGTCCCACCAGGACCCCCTTGCTGAGGGGGTAAGGAGGATGGAGGCAGGGGACATCCCTGGGGCCGTGCGCCTGTTTGAGAGCGCCGTacagagagaaccagacaacCAGCTG GCATGGCAATATCTGGGAACCTGTCAGGCAGAGAACGAACAAGAGTTTGCAGCCATCAGTGCCCTCCGCAG ATGCATAGAGTTGAAGAAGGACAACCTGACCGCTCTGATGGCACTGGCCGTCAGTTTCACCAACGAATCGCTGCACAGGCAGGCCTGTGAGACCCTTCGTGACTGGCTGAGGCACAACCCCGCGTACCGGCCAGTCCTGGAGCAGAGTGAACGGGAGCGAGAGAAGGACGGCGGGAccagagagcgggagagatttGGCTCACTGCTGCCAGA TTCTTTGTTTACAGAGGTGCAGTCCCTGTTCCTCAGTGCGGCCAACTCTGACCCCGCCCGCGTCGACCCCCAGCTACAGTGTGGCCTGGGAGTCCTCTTCAATCTGAGCGGGGAGTATGACAAGGCCGTGGACTGTTTCACAGCAGCCCTCTCTGTCACACCACAG gactACCTGCTGTGGAATAAACTGGGCGCTACCCTGGCCAATGGAAGCCGCTCAGAGGAGGCTGTTGCCGCCTACAGGAGGGCGCTGGAACTGCAGCCAGGCTTCATCCGCAGTCGGTACAACCTGGGAATCAGCTGTGTCAACCTCGGAGCCCACAG AGAGGCTGTGGAGCACTTCCTGGAAGCCCTGTCCCTGCAGCGGCAGGCATCGGGGGAGGGCGAGACGGTCAGTGCCAGCCGGGCCCCAGGGGGTGCCGCGGCCACCATGATGTCCGACAACATCTGGTCCACCCTGCGCATGGCCTTAAGCATGATGGGAGAGAGCTCGCTATACGCGGCGGCTGACCGGCGAGACCTCGACACGCTGCTCTCCTACTTCTGTCAGAGGGAGGGGGAATGA